DNA from Tripterygium wilfordii isolate XIE 37 chromosome 4, ASM1340144v1, whole genome shotgun sequence:
ACTCCTTCACAGCCAATCACTCCTCACACTCCATCTTCTTGTCCCCACACTCCTCGAACATCGTGACtgatttttctctcaaaatggAATTCAGTGGCAGACTGTAGTGGATTCTCTCTCTGTGTATTAATTGTATGTGTGGAAATGGAGCTTTGGCTTTCCAGATGCATAAATCCTGTTGGCTTTTCATATTCATAAAATGAACAATTGTATAAAATGAGATCCTAGTGAAAGTGTCTGCTATGATTGATGGCTTTACAGCCGGAGATGAACCAAAACCTGGACTCATTACGAGGAGATACGGCAAAAAAGTAAGGAAGGAAGTAGAAGAAAATAGGAGGAAATATgacaaaaaaaaggacaaaacaacagacaataatgtaatttaattaatcatggTGAGTTGTCCACCTCAGGGGTAGCAGCCCTCAACAATCAcgtttttgaaaaaagaaaaataatatatatataaaaaaaaacccatcagAAATTCAAAGCCACGAGAAATTAGTAAATTACTCACCACTCTCTACCGAGCAAAACTAGAGTAGCACACCTCtccagcatatatatatatagaagctaACAAGTTTTATATTTTACAACTTAGCTTGCTACTGATATATAGAAGCTAAGTAGTTTTATAACTTAGCTTGCTACTGCTACCATGTCTAATGACACTCTAGAAATCAATTCTCCCACTGATCTCCAACAATTCCTTCTTGGTCTTACCAATTCCGATGGAACGATCACCGGAAGGCAAACCACCTTTTCCCCTATAACCTCACCTACACCCGATCCAAACCAATCTGGCCCTGTTCTTTCCAAAGATGTAACCATCAACGACTCAAACAACACATGGGCTCGGATATTCCTGCCCCGAGAAGCACTTGAAGATTGTTCTTCCTCCAAACTCCCACTCATAGTGTATTTCCATGGTGGAGGGTTCGTTATAGGCAGCACGGCTGAATCTTCATTTCACGATTTTTGCGCCGACATGGCACTGCAATTTCAGGCCACTGTGGTATCCGTCGAATATAGACTCGCCCCAGAGCATCGGCTGCCTGCGGCCTACGATGATGCTATGGAAGCATTCCACTGGATCAAAACCAACCAAGATGAAGATGCTTGGCTCAAGGACTACGCTGATGTTACAAGATGTTTGATCATGGGAGGTAGTGCAGGTGGCAACATAGCCTACCATGCAGGTCTACGTGCGGCTGCAGAGTTTGATAATCTCTTGCCGTTAAAGATCAAAGGGTTGATATTGCATCAACCGTTCTTTGGTGGGTCCGAGAGAACGGAATCTGAGACGAGGGTTAACCATCCATTTGCGGTGCCAATAATTAGTGATCTGATGTGGGAGTTGTCCTTGCCAATTGGTGCCAATCGTGATCACGAGTATTGTAATCCAACGGTGGGTGGTGGTGGAAAAACATTGATTGATGAGATTAAACGGTTGGGATGGATGGTGTTGGTGATTGGGAGTGATGGGGACCTTTTTTATGATTGGCAAATTGGGTTGGCCAAGATGTTGAAAGAAAAGGGTGTTCAAGTGGAGTATCATTTTGAAGAAGGAGGTTATCATGGGGATGTAGCGATAGAACCCACAAGGACCAAGTGTCTTCATGTTCTAAAGAAATTTGTTTTGTCTCTAACTGCTCATTAACAAATTGTGGTGGTTAGATTTTGAATTTATTGTTAAATTATaatctgcaatttcaaaagagcTTGTGTTATTTCTCTCTCAATTTTTCTATCTGTCTTCTCTCTAAAACCATCTGTCGATTCATCTTTTAAGTTTGGAGAGGAAGAACCGGCGCGCTCTTCCACCCAACTCCCCTTCTccccaaataattttttaatgtttttctttGATGGTTTGTTTCAATAATATGGGCAAATGGTGGGACTATCCCTTGAATTTTTTGCTTTGGAGATATTGTGATTAATTCAAGAGTGTATGATCGAAGATAACATGTTTCGAATTTCAAAACTTCAAGTTTAGGTATTGATAAGTATGATTTTGATGGATCTTGATCTAAATATAAATCTAGAGCTATTTTCAAATATGTTTGGAGGATTGTTCAAATTGTCAGATCTGCCTTTGCTCGAattattttatatgtttgtttgtttaattcAGCGTAGTCCGATACGGTGTGCtcaagttattatttttttgttggtttagtCTATTAGGGTATATTCCGATGGAGTTTGTAATCCGGTGTTTTGCCAGTAATCCGGTGTTTTGCCAATGTAATCGGGTTTCTGTTCGAAGTTCACAAATTCTCTTATCTACATTATTAGATAAATAAATACAATCAGATCTGTAATCTTCTTAAGAAGAAAAAAGCATgttttacttttccatgaaGATGTCTCttagtatataatatatattccaAAGCATTTATTAATGATCTCTATTTCTAGGCTTCTCTGTTCAAGTCCATATTTTACGGGCTTGTAGTTTGTATTCAAAACTATAATACTAACACTATGCTCAGTTCATCGtgggaatgagaatgagaatggaaATTCCAAGAATTCTGATTTTTAGTTGGTGAAAGAATTGTAACAAAAACATTGTATTCCAATGTTTGGTATATGTGAATTTACAAGGATTAAGAGTGGAAATAATAACTACATTATTCCCTATGATT
Protein-coding regions in this window:
- the LOC119997090 gene encoding carboxylesterase 1-like; protein product: MSNDTLEINSPTDLQQFLLGLTNSDGTITGRQTTFSPITSPTPDPNQSGPVLSKDVTINDSNNTWARIFLPREALEDCSSSKLPLIVYFHGGGFVIGSTAESSFHDFCADMALQFQATVVSVEYRLAPEHRLPAAYDDAMEAFHWIKTNQDEDAWLKDYADVTRCLIMGGSAGGNIAYHAGLRAAAEFDNLLPLKIKGLILHQPFFGGSERTESETRVNHPFAVPIISDLMWELSLPIGANRDHEYCNPTVGGGGKTLIDEIKRLGWMVLVIGSDGDLFYDWQIGLAKMLKEKGVQVEYHFEEGGYHGDVAIEPTRTKCLHVLKKFVLSLTAH